One genomic region from Armatimonadota bacterium encodes:
- a CDS encoding aldo/keto reductase produces the protein MIRRPLGWTGVPVPVIGQGTWQMERDGRRAVAALRAGLDAGMTHIDTAEMYGAGRVEEIVGEAIAGRRHEVFLASKVLPEHATFPGVLRACEGSLRRLRTEWLDLYLLHWPSTHPLEETVRAFERLVREGKIRFYGVSNFDVPDLEGAVAVAGEGRVACNQVLYHLGERAIEHAVLPWCEARGIAVVGYSPFGSGAFPSPRSRGGRVLEEIARARGATSRQVALAFLVRRPSLFTIPKSSSVEHVRENAGAGDLVLTAEETARIEEAFPAGPPRRTLPVL, from the coding sequence ATGATCCGGCGCCCGCTCGGGTGGACGGGAGTGCCCGTGCCGGTCATCGGCCAGGGCACCTGGCAGATGGAGCGGGACGGCCGTCGGGCGGTGGCTGCCCTGCGGGCCGGGCTGGACGCCGGCATGACCCACATCGACACCGCGGAGATGTACGGAGCCGGCCGGGTGGAGGAGATCGTGGGGGAGGCCATTGCCGGCCGCCGCCACGAGGTGTTCCTGGCGTCCAAGGTCCTCCCCGAGCACGCGACCTTCCCGGGCGTCCTGCGCGCCTGTGAGGGCAGTCTGCGGCGCCTGCGTACCGAGTGGCTGGACCTGTACCTGCTGCACTGGCCCTCGACCCATCCCCTGGAGGAGACGGTGCGGGCGTTCGAGCGTCTGGTGCGGGAGGGCAAGATCCGTTTTTACGGGGTCAGCAACTTCGACGTGCCCGATCTGGAAGGCGCGGTGGCGGTCGCCGGCGAGGGGCGCGTGGCGTGCAACCAGGTTCTCTACCACCTGGGCGAGCGCGCCATCGAGCACGCCGTGCTGCCCTGGTGCGAGGCCCGCGGCATCGCCGTGGTGGGCTACAGTCCGTTCGGCTCCGGCGCCTTCCCCTCCCCCCGCTCCCGCGGCGGGCGGGTCCTGGAGGAGATCGCGCGGGCGCGGGGCGCGACCTCCCGCCAGGTGGCCCTGGCGTTCCTGGTGCGGCGGCCCTCCCTGTTCACCATCCCCAAATCCTCGTCCGTGGAGCACGTGCGGGAAAACGCGGGCGCAGGCGACCTCGTCCTGACCGCCGAGGAGACCGCGCGCATCGAGGAGGCGTTTCCCGCAGGACCACCGCGGCGCACCCTTCCGGTGCTCTGA
- a CDS encoding alpha/beta hydrolase, with protein sequence MPRAIAAGSVSIDYVDSGSGEPALLLLPGWCSSRRVFERLLPRVSSTRRTVSLDWRAHGGSELPQGDFGSEALVEDALAVIGASGARRVVPVAQAHASWIALELRRRLGDRVPKLVLLDWLILDPPPPFLAVLEALQDRDRWEQARAGLFAMWLEHVDDPVVTRFVKEDMGSYGYEWWARAGREITRAYAEAGSGLRALRALDPPVPTLHLYAQPPHPEFLAAQRAFAVENPWFRVERLSTNSHFPSLEAPERVAEAIERFVGDG encoded by the coding sequence ATGCCTCGGGCCATCGCCGCAGGGAGCGTGTCCATTGACTATGTGGACTCAGGCAGTGGTGAGCCGGCCCTTCTGCTGCTGCCCGGCTGGTGCTCCAGCCGGCGCGTATTCGAGCGGCTCTTGCCTCGCGTATCCTCCACGAGGCGGACGGTGTCTCTGGACTGGCGCGCCCACGGAGGCTCGGAGCTGCCCCAGGGCGACTTCGGGTCTGAGGCGTTGGTCGAAGACGCTCTGGCCGTCATCGGGGCGAGCGGCGCACGGCGGGTGGTTCCCGTCGCCCAGGCCCACGCGAGCTGGATCGCCCTCGAGCTGCGGCGACGGCTGGGCGATCGAGTGCCCAAGCTGGTGCTGCTGGACTGGCTCATCCTGGACCCGCCGCCGCCATTCCTGGCGGTGCTGGAGGCGCTTCAGGACCGGGACCGCTGGGAGCAGGCACGGGCGGGTCTCTTCGCCATGTGGCTGGAGCACGTGGACGACCCGGTGGTGACCCGGTTTGTGAAGGAGGACATGGGCTCGTACGGGTACGAATGGTGGGCACGGGCCGGCCGGGAGATCACCCGGGCGTACGCTGAAGCGGGAAGTGGGCTCAGGGCCCTGCGCGCCCTGGACCCGCCGGTACCCACGCTCCACCTGTACGCCCAGCCGCCGCACCCGGAGTTCCTGGCAGCCCAGCGGGCGTTCGCCGTCGAAAACCCCTGGTTCCGTGTGGAGCGTCTGTCCACCAATAGCCACTTCCCCAGCCTCGAGGCGCCGGAGCGCGTCGCCGAGGCCATCGAACGCTTCGTGGGAGACGGCTAG
- the moaC gene encoding cyclic pyranopterin monophosphate synthase MoaC: MGRRGGRARPGELTHVDASGRLRMVDVSDKPATLRVAVARGEVRMRPATLAQIRDHQVAKGDVLAVAHVAGVLAAKRADQLIPLAHPLPLTGVDLSFRLDDRASAVQIEATVRTRAPTGVEMEALVAVAAAALTIYDMCKAVDREMTIDRIRLVRKTGGRSGDYRRPGEP; encoded by the coding sequence GTGGGTAGGCGGGGCGGGCGCGCGCGCCCGGGCGAGCTGACCCACGTGGACGCCTCCGGGCGGCTGCGCATGGTGGACGTGTCGGACAAGCCCGCGACCCTGCGGGTGGCGGTGGCCCGGGGAGAGGTGCGCATGCGTCCGGCCACCCTGGCGCAGATCCGGGACCACCAGGTGGCCAAGGGGGACGTCCTGGCCGTCGCCCACGTGGCCGGCGTCCTGGCCGCCAAACGCGCCGACCAGCTGATCCCTCTGGCGCACCCGCTGCCCCTGACGGGGGTCGACCTGTCGTTCCGCCTGGACGACCGCGCCAGCGCGGTGCAGATCGAGGCCACGGTGCGGACCCGCGCCCCCACGGGGGTGGAGATGGAAGCGCTGGTGGCGGTGGCGGCGGCGGCGCTGACGATCTACGACATGTGCAAGGCGGTGGACAGGGAGATGACCATCGATCGGATCCGCCTGGTGCGCAAGACCGGAGGCCGCAGCGGAGACTACCGGCGGCCCGGGGAACCGTAG
- a CDS encoding MogA/MoaB family molybdenum cofactor biosynthesis protein has product MTSDLRGVRAVVLTLSDSVARGEHPDTSGELAVRILRDRGAEVVAHDVLPDDRPQIAERLRAYADRLAVDLVLTTGGSGLAPRDVTPEATLDVVERVVPGIPEAARVRTGQATPLAVLSRGVAGVRGRTLIVNLPGSPRGVEQWLEVILPALRHAVDLVRGEPLPWGRPHGEPGTPPAGGSGDVA; this is encoded by the coding sequence ATGACTTCCGACCTGCGGGGCGTGCGGGCTGTGGTGCTCACCCTCAGCGACTCCGTCGCCCGGGGGGAGCATCCCGACACCAGCGGCGAGCTGGCTGTCCGGATCCTCCGGGACCGCGGGGCGGAGGTGGTGGCCCACGACGTGCTGCCCGACGACCGGCCGCAGATCGCCGAGCGCCTGCGGGCATACGCGGACCGCCTGGCGGTGGACCTGGTCCTGACCACGGGCGGCAGCGGCCTGGCCCCCCGCGATGTGACCCCGGAGGCCACGCTGGATGTGGTCGAGCGGGTGGTGCCCGGGATTCCCGAGGCGGCCCGGGTGCGGACGGGACAGGCGACCCCGCTGGCGGTTCTCTCCCGGGGGGTGGCGGGCGTGCGGGGGCGGACGCTGATCGTCAACCTGCCCGGCAGTCCCCGGGGAGTGGAGCAGTGGCTGGAGGTCATCCTGCCCGCCCTGCGCCACGCCGTGGATCTGGTGCGCGGGGAGCCCCTTCCCTGGGGGCGCCCTCACGGCGAGCCGGGCACGCCCCCCGCGGGAGGATCCGGCGATGTCGCGTGA
- a CDS encoding ferredoxin family protein: MAYIIAEPCIGTKDRSCVEVCPVDCIYEYVDEVGSFVVPDPSTGPGPDKQVIPKGEAVHVPAEGVPKEKLLAQLFIHPEECIDCGACESVCPVTAIFPEASVPDQWRDYITLQYQVFGLQPKS; the protein is encoded by the coding sequence GTGGCATACATCATCGCTGAACCGTGCATTGGGACCAAGGACCGCTCCTGCGTGGAGGTCTGCCCGGTCGACTGCATCTACGAGTACGTGGACGAGGTGGGCAGCTTCGTCGTTCCCGACCCGTCCACCGGTCCCGGGCCGGACAAGCAGGTGATCCCCAAGGGTGAAGCGGTGCACGTTCCCGCCGAGGGCGTGCCCAAGGAGAAGCTACTGGCCCAGCTGTTCATTCACCCGGAAGAGTGCATCGACTGCGGCGCCTGCGAGTCGGTGTGCCCGGTGACCGCCATCTTCCCCGAAGCCAGCGTGCCCGACCAGTGGAGGGACTACATCACGCTCCAGTACCAGGTCTTCGGGCTGCAGCCCAAGTCCTGA
- a CDS encoding GntR family transcriptional regulator has product MVERAPAIPILAAPLPPREPVSQVIYRHLRQHLADARIPPGTRLHEVELAAAWRLSRTPVREALRRLELEGFLRPAGRRGFEVPVRTRSDLEDLFDLQEVLEGLAARRAAERAAAPAVARLNDLIRAHGAALQRRDLDGVLAAHEELHRAITAAAGNACLAAVVDLVRAHLQPARMRVLRTRERATRSFREMAKVTAAIRARDPARAEAAMREHLASVRADVLAQWDQA; this is encoded by the coding sequence ATGGTCGAGCGTGCTCCCGCCATTCCCATCCTGGCCGCTCCGCTTCCCCCGCGGGAGCCGGTCAGCCAGGTGATCTACCGGCACCTGCGCCAGCACCTTGCCGACGCGAGGATTCCTCCGGGGACGCGGCTGCACGAGGTCGAGCTGGCCGCCGCGTGGCGGCTAAGCCGGACGCCGGTGAGGGAGGCGCTGCGGCGGCTCGAGCTGGAAGGGTTTCTGCGCCCCGCCGGACGTCGGGGGTTCGAGGTCCCCGTCCGGACCCGCTCCGACCTGGAGGACCTGTTCGACCTGCAGGAGGTGCTGGAAGGCCTGGCGGCCCGGCGGGCGGCCGAACGGGCGGCGGCCCCCGCCGTGGCCCGGCTGAACGACCTCATCAGAGCCCACGGCGCCGCCCTGCAGCGGCGGGATCTGGACGGGGTGCTGGCCGCCCACGAGGAGCTCCACCGGGCGATCACCGCTGCTGCCGGCAACGCCTGCCTGGCGGCGGTGGTGGACCTGGTGCGGGCCCACCTGCAACCCGCACGCATGCGCGTCCTCCGCACCCGGGAGCGGGCCACACGGTCGTTTCGCGAAATGGCCAAGGTGACGGCCGCCATCCGCGCCCGCGATCCGGCCAGGGCGGAGGCCGCGATGCGCGAGCACCTGGCCAGCGTTCGCGCGGACGTCCTCGCTCAGTGGGACCAGGCATGA
- the smpB gene encoding SsrA-binding protein SmpB: MATQSAERVVATNRRARFDYHIEDTLEAGLVLTGTEVKSLRAGRASIQEAYARIENGEVWLYHMHIPPYEAGSIFNHDPLRRRKLLLHRHEIRRLAGKVSQKGYTLIPLRVYFSRGMAKVELALARGKRQYDRRAAIEEREAARRIARALRRRGPAPGGRA; encoded by the coding sequence ATGGCGACCCAGAGCGCGGAGCGGGTTGTGGCCACCAACCGGAGGGCGCGGTTCGACTATCACATCGAGGACACCCTGGAGGCGGGGCTGGTCCTCACGGGGACCGAGGTGAAGTCCCTGCGGGCGGGCCGGGCCAGCATCCAGGAGGCGTACGCCCGGATCGAGAACGGCGAGGTCTGGCTGTACCACATGCACATCCCTCCCTATGAGGCGGGGAGCATCTTCAACCACGACCCCCTGCGGCGGCGCAAGCTGCTGCTGCACCGGCACGAGATCCGCCGGCTCGCCGGCAAGGTCTCCCAGAAGGGCTACACCCTGATCCCCCTGCGGGTGTACTTCTCCCGGGGGATGGCCAAGGTGGAGCTGGCCCTGGCCCGGGGCAAGCGGCAGTACGACCGTCGGGCCGCCATCGAAGAGCGGGAGGCCGCCCGGCGCATCGCGCGGGCCCTGCGCCGCCGGGGCCCCGCCCCGGGAGGGCGCGCCTAG
- a CDS encoding PaaI family thioesterase — MSRDARRCFVCGPDNPMGLRLEFRPYQDGVQATFVPTDLHVGYEGLVHGGILAALVDDALANIWFVRGQPAVTGKIEVRFRRPVRPGDRLVVTARPTGSRGGLHTGRVEITRDGTLVAEGAGVVAVRLP, encoded by the coding sequence ATGTCGCGTGACGCCAGGCGCTGTTTTGTCTGCGGGCCCGACAACCCCATGGGCCTGAGGCTGGAGTTCCGGCCCTATCAGGACGGCGTGCAGGCGACGTTCGTGCCCACCGACCTGCACGTGGGCTACGAGGGGCTGGTCCACGGCGGGATTCTCGCCGCCCTGGTGGACGACGCCCTCGCCAACATCTGGTTTGTCCGGGGCCAGCCCGCGGTCACGGGGAAGATCGAGGTGCGCTTCCGCCGCCCGGTGCGGCCCGGCGACCGCCTGGTGGTCACCGCGCGTCCGACCGGATCCCGGGGCGGTCTGCACACCGGGCGGGTGGAGATCACCCGGGACGGCACTCTGGTGGCCGAGGGGGCCGGCGTGGTGGCGGTGCGGCTGCCGTGA
- a CDS encoding CueP family metal-binding protein, producing the protein MTAMPRILPVVLAAVLGLAAAAVPAPAGDFYVALAPYLTTTHPCTYHVKGSCQGELAGATFRYWLRSTDGTVSRSGVVRAGDDGFVELWVPPHKRYVITFAYQGRRGTGTFSSFPRDPTCITTIRLR; encoded by the coding sequence ATGACCGCGATGCCGCGCATCCTGCCTGTGGTGCTGGCGGCAGTGCTGGGTCTGGCCGCGGCGGCCGTCCCGGCACCCGCCGGTGACTTCTACGTGGCCCTTGCGCCGTATCTGACCACCACCCATCCGTGCACGTACCACGTCAAGGGGTCCTGCCAGGGCGAGCTGGCGGGTGCGACGTTCCGCTACTGGCTGCGGTCCACCGACGGGACGGTGAGCCGCAGCGGCGTGGTGCGGGCCGGGGACGACGGGTTCGTGGAGCTGTGGGTCCCGCCCCACAAGCGCTACGTGATCACCTTCGCCTACCAGGGACGGCGGGGCACCGGAACCTTCTCCTCGTTCCCCCGCGACCCCACCTGCATCACCACCATCCGGCTCCGCTAG